From a single Gadus morhua chromosome 3, gadMor3.0, whole genome shotgun sequence genomic region:
- the si:dkey-117m1.4 gene encoding uncharacterized protein si:dkey-117m1.4 isoform X1, whose product MAETVRSLFDYREAQTLDSDGDGIKPAPPPRGRGCGRKRKGTPVKVFVTQNEEENVPEHSFNTGDRKETPDGKRSAQDGPPYHTDPTPHNCGPSEHADEGGSGGVKAASCSASTARSSQAPASSPAPTAPQAPPPPPAQGAFPPSPNCRIREVHCGSQVRLVVIAIRDIVRGEEITVDYSLTEWGENLGFRGPVSPGRYECNSDPENNNNNIIKKEEEPLPLTANQRQQQQQEYLTPSWSLSPSSSPVSHSDGSDSEPGNDEGRARTVQRQRRRRRVPHTKKKTLIRTTHSNTPVGSPTRPYRPSHSPLASSPPPPHSYGPSASSSTGHTFKAPTPLGASTPHASALKGVMAMDAQRQTCEYCGRHFRSLGRHLDKHHAHQPDVCSALVERYTQMPRLQVHRGPPSSPALANLSPRSGPSAPSAQQQMHPQHHPPQGVVQDLSMSPPTLTAANQSPTSTGRSSAPPPALSPTRGRGAVPVSVLKRSPPPPAATAAAAARKGSVRRHGEEEEDDDEVEVVDVKRPKEEEEEEEVEVVCPLTFNGTSHVKEAEPQLKREERKEEGEYQAEDEEEENGVMDVDDDSAAEDKEKDLMSSSGRLHMLPLLSSLSSLVLYLRRLQHSAFLSLSRQLQSAEAWRLLCHSSLALLILYNRRRECEVSKLSVTEYRARLIPQCPVPVPVGAPPALTPLEASLSPFERLVLPHLPRVGVQGKRGRVQPLILPPHCEPCLELLLQTRLDVGVDPANPYVFARPYHSPATPLRGTDLLRSLARSSGTRNPRALTQTRVRRQVAILTQLLLLGEGEEPGQPGGGAVERLENFLEREYHVTQNCAGIGQDPGLMGRVGRVVLCGERDGVLFRGMSLHHICLELDVMSGNSADSYSEGGESDGEQGKEKPPPETPCPAPAPTPAPPTPTPTMLFVRKGKNNGRVGRPKKMKNMQAVLAAAAAAGGAVPAVGAGLVKGKRSSSGQQQSGKRGVLKRPWSEAERAAVEEHLTRNIAELRVPAKADCERCLQQCPLLVSNQRDWRAIKFYCHNRIQLLKKNQRRDGDPLPLIVC is encoded by the exons ATGGCGGAGACCGTACGCTCTCTCTTCGACTACCGGGAGGCGCAGACCCTGGACAGCGACGGAGATGGCATCAAAccggcaccaccgcctcgggg GCGcggttgtggaagaaaacggaAGGGGACGCCAGTGAAAGTCTTTGTCACCCAGAATGAGGAGGAGAATGTTCCAGAACACAGCTTCAACACAG GAGACAGGAAGGAGACCCCCGACGGCAAGCGGTCAGCCCAGGACGGACCCCCGTACCATACAGACCCCACTCCTCACAACTG tggtCCGTCGGAGCATGCGGACGAGGGGGGATCAGGCGGGGTGAAGGCCGCCTCCTGCTCGGCCTCGACGGCTCGCTCCTCCCAGGCCCCCGcctctagccccgcccccaccgctccccaggccccgcccccgccccccgcacAGGGcgccttccccccctcccccaactgcCGCATCCGCGAGGTGCACTGTGGCAGCCAGGTGAGGCTGGTGGTCATCGCCATCCGGGACATCGTCAGGGGCGAGGAGATCACCGTGGACTACAGCCTGACGGAGTGGGGCGAGAACCTG GGTTTCCGTGGTCCCGTGTCACCAGGGCGATACGAGTGTAACTCTGACccggagaacaacaacaacaacatcattaAAAAG GAAGAGGAACCTCTCCCCCTGACCGCCAACcagcgacagcagcagcagcaagagtATCTCACCCCTTCCtggtccctctccccttcctcctcccccgtctcccactCCGACGGCAGCGACTCCGAGCCTGGGAACGACGAGGGCCGCGCCCGCACCGTCCAGCGCCAGCGCCGGCGCCGCCGCGTGCCCCACACCAAGAAGAAGACCCTTATCCGCACCACGCACAGCAACACCCCCGTGGGCTCCCCCACACGCCCCTACCGCCCCAGCCACTCCCCCCTGgcgtcctccccccctcccccacactccTACggcccctccgcctcctcctccaccggccACACCTTCAAAGCCCCCACCCCGCTGGGGGCGAGCACGCCCCACGCCAGCGCACTGAAGGGCGTCATGGCCATGGACGCCCAGCGCCAGACCTGCGAGTACTGCGGCCGCCACTTCCGCTCGCTCGGCCGCCACCTGGACAAGCACCACGCGCACCAGCCCGACGTCTGCTCGGCGCTGGTGGAGCGCTACACCCAGATGCCCCGCCTCCAGGTGCACCgcggccccccctcctcccccgcgcTCGCCAACCTGTCGCCCCGCTCCGGGCCCTCCGCGCCCAGCGCCCAGCAGCAGatgcacccccagcaccacccgccGCAGGGTGTGGTGCAGGACCTCTCCATGTCCCCGCCCACCCTCACCGCCGCCAACCAATCGCCCACGTCCACCGGCAGGAgctccgcccccccgcccgccctgAGCCCCACCAGGGGCCGCGGGGCCGTGCCGGTGTCGGTGTTGAAGCGCAGCCCGCCGCCCCCCGctgcgacggcggcggcggcggcgaggaagGGCTCCGTGAGGAGGcacggtgaggaagaggaggacgacgacgaggtggaggtggtggacgtGAAGAGAcccaaggaggaagaggaggaggaagaggtggaggtggtttgCCCGCTCACGTTCAACGGCACCTCCCACGTGAAGGAGGCGGAGCCCCAGCTGAAGAGAGAGGAGcgcaaggaggagggggagtaccaggcagaggacgaggaggaggagaacggagtGATGGACGTGGACGACGACAGCGCCGCAGAGGACAAGGAGAAAGATCTGAtgag cAGCTCGGGCCGCCTCCACATGCTGCCGCTGCTCTCCTCGCTGTCCTCCCTGGTGCTCTACCTGCGCCGCCTGCAGCACTCGGCCTTCCTGTCCCTGTCGCGCCAGCTGCAGTCGGCCGAGGCCTGGCGCCTGCTCTGCCACTCCAGCCTGGCGCTGCTCATCCTCTACAACCGCCGGCGCGAGTGCGAGGTGTCCAAGCTCTCGGTGACGGAGTACCGCGCCCGCCTCATCCCCCAGTGCCCCGTGCCCGTGCCCGTGGGGGCGCCCCCGGCCCTCACCCCCCTGGaggcctccctctcccccttcgagcGCCTGGTGCTGCCCCACCTGCCCCGCGTGGGCGTGCAGGGCAAGCGGGGCCGCGTGCAGCCGCTCATCCTGCCGCCGCACTGCGAGCCCTGCCtcgagctgctgctgcagacccGGCTGGACGTGGGCGTGGACCCGGCCAACCCCTACGTGTTCGCCCGGCCCTACCACTCGCCGGCCACGCCACTCCGGGGCACCGACCTGCTGCGCAGCCTGGCGCGCTCCAGCGGCACGCGCAACCCCCGCGCCCTCACCCAGACGCGGGTCAGGCGGCAGGTGGCCATCCTcacccagctgctgctgctgggggagggggaggagccgggccagccggggggcggggccgtggaGCGGCTGGAGAACTTCCTGGAGAGGGAGTACCACGTGACGCAGAACTGCGCCGGGATCGGCCAGGACCCGGGCCTGATGGGCCGGGTGGGCCGCGTGGTGCTGTGCGGGGAGAGGGACGGCGTGCTGTTCCGCGGCATGAGCCTCCATCACATCTGCCTGGAGCTGGACG TGATGTCCGGTAACTCTGCAGACTCGTACTCGGAGGGGGGAGAGTCGGACGGCGAGCAGGGCAAGGAGAAGCCCCCTCCCGAgaccccctgccccgcccccgcccccaccccggccccgcccacccctacccccaccaTGCTGTTCGTCCGCAAGGGGAAGAACAACGGCCGGGTTGGGCGGCCCAAGAAGATGAAGAACATGCAGGCGGtgctggccgccgccgccgcagcgggGGGCGCCGTGCCAGCCGTGGGCGCCGGGCTGGTCAAGGGGAAGAGGAGCTCCTCCGGCCAGCAGCAGTCAG gtaagCGAGGGGTGCTGAAGCGGCCGTGGTCGGAGGCGGAGCGTGCCGCGGTGGAGGAGCACCTGACGCGCAACATCGCTGAGCTGCGTGTGCCGGCCAAGGCGGACTGCGAGCGCTGCCTGCAGCagtgccccctgctggtcagCAACCAGCGGGACTGGCGCGCCATCAAGTTCTACTGCCACAACCGCATCCAGCTGCTGAAGAAGAACCAGCGCCGCGACGGGGACCCGCTGCCCCTCATCGTCTGCTGA
- the si:dkey-117m1.4 gene encoding uncharacterized protein si:dkey-117m1.4 isoform X2, protein MAETVRSLFDYREAQTLDSDGDGIKPAPPPRGRGCGRKRKGTPVKVFVTQNEEENVPEHSFNTGDRKETPDGKRSAQDGPPYHTDPTPHNCGPSEHADEGGSGGVKAASCSASTARSSQAPASSPAPTAPQAPPPPPAQGAFPPSPNCRIREVHCGSQVRLVVIAIRDIVRGEEITVDYSLTEWGENLGFRGPVSPGRYECNSDPENNNNNIIKKEEEPLPLTANQRQQQQQEYLTPSWSLSPSSSPVSHSDGSDSEPGNDEGRARTVQRQRRRRRVPHTKKKTLIRTTHSNTPVGSPTRPYRPSHSPLASSPPPPHSYGPSASSSTGHTFKAPTPLGASTPHASALKGVMAMDAQRQTCEYCGRHFRSLGRHLDKHHAHQPDVCSALVERYTQMPRLQVHRGPPSSPALANLSPRSGPSAPSAQQQMHPQHHPPQGVVQDLSMSPPTLTAANQSPTSTGRSSAPPPALSPTRGRGAVPVSVLKRSPPPPAATAAAAARKGSVRRHGEEEEDDDEVEVVDVKRPKEEEEEEEVEVVCPLTFNGTSHVKEAEPQLKREERKEEGEYQAEDEEEENGVMDVDDDSAAEDKEKDLMSSGRLHMLPLLSSLSSLVLYLRRLQHSAFLSLSRQLQSAEAWRLLCHSSLALLILYNRRRECEVSKLSVTEYRARLIPQCPVPVPVGAPPALTPLEASLSPFERLVLPHLPRVGVQGKRGRVQPLILPPHCEPCLELLLQTRLDVGVDPANPYVFARPYHSPATPLRGTDLLRSLARSSGTRNPRALTQTRVRRQVAILTQLLLLGEGEEPGQPGGGAVERLENFLEREYHVTQNCAGIGQDPGLMGRVGRVVLCGERDGVLFRGMSLHHICLELDVMSGNSADSYSEGGESDGEQGKEKPPPETPCPAPAPTPAPPTPTPTMLFVRKGKNNGRVGRPKKMKNMQAVLAAAAAAGGAVPAVGAGLVKGKRSSSGQQQSGKRGVLKRPWSEAERAAVEEHLTRNIAELRVPAKADCERCLQQCPLLVSNQRDWRAIKFYCHNRIQLLKKNQRRDGDPLPLIVC, encoded by the exons ATGGCGGAGACCGTACGCTCTCTCTTCGACTACCGGGAGGCGCAGACCCTGGACAGCGACGGAGATGGCATCAAAccggcaccaccgcctcgggg GCGcggttgtggaagaaaacggaAGGGGACGCCAGTGAAAGTCTTTGTCACCCAGAATGAGGAGGAGAATGTTCCAGAACACAGCTTCAACACAG GAGACAGGAAGGAGACCCCCGACGGCAAGCGGTCAGCCCAGGACGGACCCCCGTACCATACAGACCCCACTCCTCACAACTG tggtCCGTCGGAGCATGCGGACGAGGGGGGATCAGGCGGGGTGAAGGCCGCCTCCTGCTCGGCCTCGACGGCTCGCTCCTCCCAGGCCCCCGcctctagccccgcccccaccgctccccaggccccgcccccgccccccgcacAGGGcgccttccccccctcccccaactgcCGCATCCGCGAGGTGCACTGTGGCAGCCAGGTGAGGCTGGTGGTCATCGCCATCCGGGACATCGTCAGGGGCGAGGAGATCACCGTGGACTACAGCCTGACGGAGTGGGGCGAGAACCTG GGTTTCCGTGGTCCCGTGTCACCAGGGCGATACGAGTGTAACTCTGACccggagaacaacaacaacaacatcattaAAAAG GAAGAGGAACCTCTCCCCCTGACCGCCAACcagcgacagcagcagcagcaagagtATCTCACCCCTTCCtggtccctctccccttcctcctcccccgtctcccactCCGACGGCAGCGACTCCGAGCCTGGGAACGACGAGGGCCGCGCCCGCACCGTCCAGCGCCAGCGCCGGCGCCGCCGCGTGCCCCACACCAAGAAGAAGACCCTTATCCGCACCACGCACAGCAACACCCCCGTGGGCTCCCCCACACGCCCCTACCGCCCCAGCCACTCCCCCCTGgcgtcctccccccctcccccacactccTACggcccctccgcctcctcctccaccggccACACCTTCAAAGCCCCCACCCCGCTGGGGGCGAGCACGCCCCACGCCAGCGCACTGAAGGGCGTCATGGCCATGGACGCCCAGCGCCAGACCTGCGAGTACTGCGGCCGCCACTTCCGCTCGCTCGGCCGCCACCTGGACAAGCACCACGCGCACCAGCCCGACGTCTGCTCGGCGCTGGTGGAGCGCTACACCCAGATGCCCCGCCTCCAGGTGCACCgcggccccccctcctcccccgcgcTCGCCAACCTGTCGCCCCGCTCCGGGCCCTCCGCGCCCAGCGCCCAGCAGCAGatgcacccccagcaccacccgccGCAGGGTGTGGTGCAGGACCTCTCCATGTCCCCGCCCACCCTCACCGCCGCCAACCAATCGCCCACGTCCACCGGCAGGAgctccgcccccccgcccgccctgAGCCCCACCAGGGGCCGCGGGGCCGTGCCGGTGTCGGTGTTGAAGCGCAGCCCGCCGCCCCCCGctgcgacggcggcggcggcggcgaggaagGGCTCCGTGAGGAGGcacggtgaggaagaggaggacgacgacgaggtggaggtggtggacgtGAAGAGAcccaaggaggaagaggaggaggaagaggtggaggtggtttgCCCGCTCACGTTCAACGGCACCTCCCACGTGAAGGAGGCGGAGCCCCAGCTGAAGAGAGAGGAGcgcaaggaggagggggagtaccaggcagaggacgaggaggaggagaacggagtGATGGACGTGGACGACGACAGCGCCGCAGAGGACAAGGAGAAAGATCTGAtgag CTCGGGCCGCCTCCACATGCTGCCGCTGCTCTCCTCGCTGTCCTCCCTGGTGCTCTACCTGCGCCGCCTGCAGCACTCGGCCTTCCTGTCCCTGTCGCGCCAGCTGCAGTCGGCCGAGGCCTGGCGCCTGCTCTGCCACTCCAGCCTGGCGCTGCTCATCCTCTACAACCGCCGGCGCGAGTGCGAGGTGTCCAAGCTCTCGGTGACGGAGTACCGCGCCCGCCTCATCCCCCAGTGCCCCGTGCCCGTGCCCGTGGGGGCGCCCCCGGCCCTCACCCCCCTGGaggcctccctctcccccttcgagcGCCTGGTGCTGCCCCACCTGCCCCGCGTGGGCGTGCAGGGCAAGCGGGGCCGCGTGCAGCCGCTCATCCTGCCGCCGCACTGCGAGCCCTGCCtcgagctgctgctgcagacccGGCTGGACGTGGGCGTGGACCCGGCCAACCCCTACGTGTTCGCCCGGCCCTACCACTCGCCGGCCACGCCACTCCGGGGCACCGACCTGCTGCGCAGCCTGGCGCGCTCCAGCGGCACGCGCAACCCCCGCGCCCTCACCCAGACGCGGGTCAGGCGGCAGGTGGCCATCCTcacccagctgctgctgctgggggagggggaggagccgggccagccggggggcggggccgtggaGCGGCTGGAGAACTTCCTGGAGAGGGAGTACCACGTGACGCAGAACTGCGCCGGGATCGGCCAGGACCCGGGCCTGATGGGCCGGGTGGGCCGCGTGGTGCTGTGCGGGGAGAGGGACGGCGTGCTGTTCCGCGGCATGAGCCTCCATCACATCTGCCTGGAGCTGGACG TGATGTCCGGTAACTCTGCAGACTCGTACTCGGAGGGGGGAGAGTCGGACGGCGAGCAGGGCAAGGAGAAGCCCCCTCCCGAgaccccctgccccgcccccgcccccaccccggccccgcccacccctacccccaccaTGCTGTTCGTCCGCAAGGGGAAGAACAACGGCCGGGTTGGGCGGCCCAAGAAGATGAAGAACATGCAGGCGGtgctggccgccgccgccgcagcgggGGGCGCCGTGCCAGCCGTGGGCGCCGGGCTGGTCAAGGGGAAGAGGAGCTCCTCCGGCCAGCAGCAGTCAG gtaagCGAGGGGTGCTGAAGCGGCCGTGGTCGGAGGCGGAGCGTGCCGCGGTGGAGGAGCACCTGACGCGCAACATCGCTGAGCTGCGTGTGCCGGCCAAGGCGGACTGCGAGCGCTGCCTGCAGCagtgccccctgctggtcagCAACCAGCGGGACTGGCGCGCCATCAAGTTCTACTGCCACAACCGCATCCAGCTGCTGAAGAAGAACCAGCGCCGCGACGGGGACCCGCTGCCCCTCATCGTCTGCTGA
- the si:ch211-113e8.11 gene encoding uncharacterized protein si:ch211-113e8.11: MNSLVGYGVSSDSESEEDGDRNNGTISSKGVTLKEKTVVTKTRNFLLESGSASSESDGDSEPEGEDETRPSPRRRTLAVTASSPSTPHRQPQPPPPAIRSLPPPNKLPPPPLGTCAGSGVFANPFKAQADQKLNVLQKHVPLTMQAKPALIGGKRVCVAYRKDGRCRFGIKCKYAHDSDLQNPLAVHGDPGLEMADSSPGESHPAGSKGEDDGQPGKKRRVGLSNTLIPPKRAMKQYAQQKERDRPKMS; this comes from the exons ATGAACTCTCTGGTCGGCTACGGGGTGTCCTCTGACTCAGAGAGCGAAGAGGATGGAGACCGTAACAACGGAACAATTAG TTCCAAAGGAGTGACCCTAAAGGAAAAAACAGTCGTCACCAAGACGCGAAACTTCCTGTTGGAATCTGGCTCTGCGTCCAGTGAGTCTGACGGTGACTCTGAACCAGAAGGAGAGGATGAAACACGACCCTCTCCCCGGCGGCGTACTTTAGCAGTGACTGCATCATCTCCATCTACTCCTCACCGGcaaccacaacctccaccaccagccatacgctctctccctcctccaaacaaactccctccccctccgctaGGCACCTGCGCGGGCAGCGGTGTGTTTGCCAACCCCTTCAAGGCACAAGCGGACCAGAAACTGAACGTGTTGCAGAAACACGTTCCGCTCACGATGCAGGCCAAGCCTGCACTCATCGGGGgcaagagggtgtgtgtggcgTACCGGAAGGACGGGCGCTGCAGGTTTGGCATCAAATGCAAGTACGCGCATGACAGCGACCTCCAAAACCCACTCGCCGTCCACGGTGACCCCGGCCTGGAGATGGCCGACTCCAGTCCGGGGGAGTCCCACCCGGCTGGCTCCAAAGGAGAGGACGATGGACAGCCAGGCAAGAAGAGGAGGGTAGGACTGAGCAACACCCTGATTCCTCCCAAGCGGGCCATGAAGCAGTACGCGCAGCAGAAGGAGCGAGATCGCCCCAAGATGTCCTGA